One Azoarcus sp. DN11 DNA segment encodes these proteins:
- a CDS encoding ParA family protein: protein MARIFCVANQKGGVGKTTTCVNLAAALQLAGQRTLLVDLDPQGNATMGSGIDKRELQHSVYHVLVGLATLDEARATSPSGGYDVLPANRDLAGAEVELVDLERRENRLRDAFRQFDADYDFVLVDCPPSLSMLTLNGLCAAHGVIIPMQCEYYALEGLSDLVNTIKKVHANLNRDLKIIGLLRVMFDPRMTLQQQVSAQLESHFGDKVFDAIVPRNVRLAEAPSHGMPGVVFDRAAKGAQAYMAFAKEMIERVKTL from the coding sequence ATGGCCCGAATCTTCTGCGTCGCCAACCAGAAAGGTGGAGTCGGCAAGACCACCACCTGCGTGAATCTCGCCGCCGCGCTGCAGCTTGCCGGCCAGCGCACCCTGCTCGTCGACCTCGACCCGCAGGGCAATGCGACGATGGGTAGCGGCATCGACAAGCGCGAGCTGCAGCACTCCGTGTATCACGTGCTCGTCGGCCTCGCCACGCTCGACGAGGCGCGCGCGACCTCGCCTTCCGGCGGCTACGACGTGCTCCCGGCGAACCGCGACCTCGCCGGCGCCGAAGTCGAACTCGTCGATCTCGAACGGCGCGAAAACCGCCTGCGCGATGCCTTCCGGCAGTTCGACGCCGACTACGACTTCGTCCTCGTCGACTGTCCGCCCTCGCTGTCGATGCTCACCCTGAACGGCCTGTGCGCCGCCCATGGCGTCATCATCCCGATGCAGTGCGAGTACTACGCGCTCGAAGGCCTGTCCGACCTGGTGAACACCATCAAGAAGGTGCATGCCAACCTCAACCGCGACCTCAAGATCATCGGCCTCCTGCGCGTCATGTTCGACCCGCGCATGACGCTGCAGCAGCAAGTCTCCGCCCAGCTCGAGAGCCACTTCGGCGACAAGGTGTTCGACGCCATCGTGCCGCGCAACGTGCGGCTGGCCGAAGCGCCCAGCCACGGCATGCCCGGCGTCGTCTTCGACCGCGCCGCCAAGGGTGCGCAAGCCTACATGGCCTTCGCGAAGGAAATGATCGAACGCGTGAAGACGCTGTAA
- a CDS encoding ParB/RepB/Spo0J family partition protein → MSRPKLKGLGRGLDALLAANHDDEAAGELQTLAVSTLRPGKYQPRTRMDPGSLEELAASIKAQGIMQPILVRPVDGSGYEIIAGERRWRAAQIAELAEVPCLVREIPDEAALAMSLIENIQREDLNPLEEASGIQRLIDEFGMTHQQAADAVGRSRPAASNLLRLLNLARPVQELLMAGDIDMGHARAILPLDGANQIQLANQVAARGLSVRDTERLVQQTVNPRPKKAAQAPDRDLQRLEEEISDVMGATVRIKANRKGAGEITLQFGSLDQLDGLLARLRGPCD, encoded by the coding sequence ATGTCCCGACCCAAACTCAAAGGCCTCGGCCGCGGCCTCGACGCCCTGCTCGCGGCGAACCACGACGACGAAGCCGCCGGCGAACTGCAGACCCTCGCCGTCTCCACGCTGCGCCCCGGCAAGTACCAGCCGCGCACGCGCATGGACCCCGGCTCGCTCGAGGAACTCGCCGCCTCGATCAAGGCTCAGGGCATCATGCAGCCCATTCTCGTCCGTCCCGTCGACGGTAGCGGCTACGAGATCATCGCCGGCGAACGCCGCTGGCGCGCCGCGCAGATCGCCGAACTCGCCGAGGTCCCCTGTCTCGTGCGCGAGATCCCCGACGAAGCCGCGCTCGCGATGTCGCTGATCGAGAACATCCAGCGCGAAGACCTCAATCCGCTCGAGGAAGCGAGCGGCATCCAGCGCCTCATCGACGAATTCGGCATGACCCACCAGCAGGCCGCCGACGCCGTCGGCCGCTCGCGCCCGGCCGCCTCCAACCTCCTGCGCCTCCTCAACCTCGCGCGCCCGGTGCAGGAACTGCTGATGGCCGGCGACATCGACATGGGCCATGCGCGCGCCATCCTCCCGCTCGACGGCGCCAACCAGATCCAGCTCGCCAACCAGGTCGCCGCGCGTGGCCTGTCGGTGCGCGACACCGAGCGCCTCGTCCAGCAGACCGTCAACCCGCGCCCGAAGAAGGCCGCCCAAGCCCCCGACCGCGACCTCCAGCGCCTCGAGGAAGAAATTTCCGACGTCATGGGCGCGACGGTCCGCATCAAGGCCAACCGCAAGGGCGCGGGGGAAATCACGCTGCAGTTCGGCAGCCTCGACCAGCTCGACGGCCTCCTCGCGCGCCTGCGCGGCCCCTGCGACTGA
- the rsmG gene encoding 16S rRNA (guanine(527)-N(7))-methyltransferase RsmG, which yields MSAMTLERGLDELGLDLPADVQAKLLAFAALLAKWNKVYNLTSIRDAGQMLTHHLLDSLAVLPHLAGIARLADVGSGGGLPCIPLAIATQGREPALAISSIETVNKKASFQQQAKIELGLANLTVLNERVENVRPDQPFDAVISRAFSELADFVGLTQHLLRPGGRFLAMKGVYPDDEIARLPANFRVVEAVPLTVPGLGAERHLIIVEKS from the coding sequence ATGAGCGCGATGACGCTCGAGCGCGGCCTCGACGAGCTGGGCCTGGATCTGCCCGCCGACGTGCAGGCGAAGCTCCTCGCCTTCGCCGCGCTGCTCGCGAAGTGGAACAAGGTCTACAACCTGACCTCGATCCGCGACGCCGGCCAGATGCTCACGCACCACCTGCTCGATTCGCTCGCCGTGCTGCCGCATCTCGCGGGCATAGCACGCCTCGCCGACGTCGGCTCGGGCGGCGGGCTGCCCTGCATCCCGCTCGCGATCGCTACGCAGGGGCGCGAACCGGCGCTCGCGATCAGTTCGATCGAGACCGTCAACAAGAAGGCGAGCTTCCAGCAGCAGGCGAAAATCGAGTTGGGACTCGCGAATCTCACCGTGCTCAACGAGCGCGTCGAAAACGTCCGGCCCGACCAGCCGTTCGACGCCGTCATCTCGCGCGCCTTCTCCGAACTCGCCGATTTCGTCGGCCTCACGCAGCATCTGCTGCGCCCCGGCGGTCGCTTCCTTGCCATGAAGGGCGTGTATCCTGATGACGAAATCGCACGCCTGCCGGCCAACTTCCGCGTCGTCGAGGCCGTGCCGCTGACGGTGCCCGGATTGGGCGCCGAACGACACCTCATCATCGTGGAAAAGAGCTGA